A genomic region of Haliotis asinina isolate JCU_RB_2024 chromosome 1, JCU_Hal_asi_v2, whole genome shotgun sequence contains the following coding sequences:
- the LOC137289441 gene encoding uncharacterized protein: MADNEAQLQQDPSDLYAKVNKKRRRRREVSDVYATVQKTQCRHFMNRAYAGAGPSSENAVLIDYAGPVAAEYNNCGETNDDGLTYADLALESPTLIDGQPIIHRREEPVIYEEIDFALTPGPQLPDKIWEVEEQEEEGRRQCLWD, translated from the exons ATGGCTGACAACGAAGCACAATTGCAACAAGATCCCAGTG ACCTGTATGCCAAGGTGAACAAAAAGAGAAGGCGCAGGAGAGAAG TGTCTGATGTTTATGCCACGGTACAGAAGACTCAATGCAGACACTTCATGAACAGGGCTTATGCCGGCGCAGGGCCATCG TCGGAAAATGCAGTTCTAATCGACTATGCAGGACCAGTCGCTGCCGAATACAACAACTGTGGCGAAACG AATGATGATGGTCTGACCTACGCCGACCTTGCCCTTGAATCTCCTACCCTGATCGACGGCCAACCAATCATACACAGAAGGGAGGAGCCTGTGATATATGAAGAGATTGACTTCGCCCTCACCCCCGGGCCACAGCTTCCGGACAAGATATGGGAGGTGGAAGAGCAGGAGGAGGAGGGGAGACGACAGTGCCTCTGGGATTGA